From Orcinus orca chromosome 3, mOrcOrc1.1, whole genome shotgun sequence, a single genomic window includes:
- the LOC101270169 gene encoding LOW QUALITY PROTEIN: neuropeptide Y receptor type 6-like (The sequence of the model RefSeq protein was modified relative to this genomic sequence to represent the inferred CDS: deleted 1 base in 1 codon) — translation MEFFLNHPASNKTSIKSNNSALFYFESCRPTSLGLLLLLIVYTVILIMDFSGNLSLIIIIFKKQREAQNVTNILYAYLFLSDILVRVMYIPFTIIYTLMDHWIFGDIMCKRNSYVHSVSISVSIFSLVLTAVERYQLIVNPRGWKHSVAHAYWGITLIWLFSLLLSIPFFLSYHLTHEPFQNLSLPTDLYTQQVACVENWPSKMNWLLFTTPLFMLQYCVPLSFTLIGYLKIVICLGRRNGKVDKKRESESWVRENKRINAMLISTVVTFGVCWLPLNIFKVIFDWYHEVLMSCHHELVFVFCHLIAMVSTCIHPLFYGFLNKTFQKDLVLLIHHCWCFAPRERYQNTAISSMHTDESKGSLRLAHTSRSI, via the exons ATGGAATTTTTCCTAAACCATCCAGCATCTAATAAAACCAGTATAAAGAGCAACAACTCTGCACTTTTCTACTTTGAGTCCTGTAGA CCCACTTCCCTAGGCTTGCTCCTATTACTCATAGTCTATACTGTGATCTTAATCATGGACTTTTCTGGAAACCTCTCTCTCATTATTATCATCTTTAAGAAGCAGAGAGAAGCTCAGAATGTCACCAACATACTGTACGCCTATCTCTTCCTCTCTGACATCTTGGTACGTGTCATGTACATCCCTTTTACTATCATCTACACTCTGATGGATCACTGGATATTTGGGGATATCATGTGCAAACGCAACTCCTATGTGCATAGTGTCTCCATCTCTGTGTCCATATTCTCACTTGTGTTAACTGCTGTTGAAAGATATCAGCTGATTGTGAACCCTCGGGGCTGGAAACACAGTGTAGCTCACGCCTACtggggtatcacattgatttggcTATTTTCCCTTCTGTTGTCTATTCCCTTCTTCCTGTCCTACCACCTCACCCATGAGCCCTTCCAAAACCTCTCTCTTCCCACTGACCTCTACACCCAGCAGGTGGCCTGTGTAGAGAACTGGCCCTCCAAAATGAACTGGCTCCTCTTTACCACCCCCCTGTTTATGCTGCAATATTGTGTCCCTCTGAGCTTCACCCTCATCGGCTACCTGAAGATTGTTATCTGCCTCGGCAGGAGAAATGGGAAAGTAGACAAGAAGAGGGAAAGTGAGAGCTGGGTCAGGGAGAACAAGAGGATCAACGCGATGTTGATTTCTACTGTCGTAACCTTTGGGGTCTGCTGGCTTCCCTTGAACATCTTCAAGGTCATCTTTGACTGGTATCATGAGGTCCTGATGAGCTGCCACCATGAACTGGTATTTGTATTTTGCCACTTGATTGCTATGGTTTCTACATGTATACATCCTCTGTTTTATGGCTTTCTCAACAAAACTTTCCAGAAGGACCTGGTATTGCTTATTCACCACTGCTGGTGCTTTGCACCTCGGGAAAGATACCAAAATACTGCCATCTCAAGTATGCACACAGATGAATCCAAGGGATCATTAAGATTAGCTCATACATCAAGAAGTatataa